One genomic segment of Pseudomonadota bacterium includes these proteins:
- a CDS encoding putative porin — translation MKRKLLSLAVASAIVGAAAFSPAPAFAQSADIEALKAQLAALSAKIDQLEKAQTQQKKTVDDVMATTDKTADVVAQQRSALSFSGDVRYRNESFDVQYVDRNRQRDRIRARLNANFRVNDTITGQIAITTGSTDPRSGNQTLTDQNARKDFDLDRAYVSWAPNAQWKVTAGKQPYGWVRSPGLFYDNDVSPEGITIGYTTGNFFASTFYDWLAERALSFSNVTNGTNTDSIMFGGQLGYRIPFSDTVKMTVAASYMDFDEVQGWNPLFGGNSFGNTTTTSPSVCNRTLAAGTACLLSDYDIVEVFADVTASVGGKPLRFFADYARNTAAEVNPVAGEKLDTAYSAGISFNAATAVKGTWEMGLLYQQVEKDALFGQLLDSDFGDGNTDTNGFALRGGYTVARNWTLNATLFLNDLSNDVPQSVTVFNTATPAPLDTRVISNITDRDYKRLQLDLNFRF, via the coding sequence ATGAAACGCAAACTACTCTCCCTGGCCGTCGCCAGCGCCATCGTCGGCGCCGCGGCTTTCAGCCCGGCTCCGGCCTTCGCGCAGAGCGCCGACATCGAGGCTCTCAAGGCGCAGCTTGCCGCTTTGTCCGCCAAGATCGACCAGCTCGAGAAGGCGCAGACCCAGCAGAAGAAAACCGTCGACGATGTGATGGCCACCACCGACAAGACGGCCGACGTGGTCGCGCAGCAGCGCTCCGCGTTGTCGTTCTCGGGCGACGTGCGTTACCGCAACGAATCGTTCGATGTGCAGTACGTCGATCGCAATCGTCAACGCGACCGCATCCGTGCGCGCCTCAATGCGAACTTCCGCGTGAACGACACGATCACCGGCCAGATCGCAATCACGACCGGCAGCACGGATCCGCGCTCCGGCAACCAGACGCTGACCGATCAGAACGCGCGCAAGGATTTCGACCTCGACCGCGCCTACGTCAGCTGGGCGCCGAACGCGCAGTGGAAAGTCACCGCCGGCAAACAGCCGTATGGCTGGGTCCGTTCGCCGGGCCTGTTCTACGACAATGACGTGAGTCCGGAAGGCATCACGATCGGTTACACGACCGGCAATTTCTTCGCCTCGACGTTCTACGACTGGCTCGCCGAGCGGGCGCTGTCGTTCAGCAACGTGACCAACGGCACGAACACCGACTCGATCATGTTCGGCGGCCAGCTCGGCTACCGGATTCCGTTCTCGGACACCGTGAAAATGACCGTGGCCGCGTCGTACATGGATTTCGACGAGGTGCAGGGCTGGAACCCGCTGTTCGGCGGCAACTCGTTCGGCAACACGACGACCACGAGCCCGTCGGTTTGTAACCGCACGCTGGCGGCCGGCACGGCCTGCCTGCTGTCCGACTACGACATCGTGGAAGTGTTCGCGGACGTCACCGCCTCCGTCGGCGGCAAGCCGCTGCGCTTCTTCGCGGACTACGCGCGCAACACCGCGGCGGAAGTGAATCCGGTCGCGGGCGAGAAACTGGATACTGCGTACTCCGCGGGTATCAGTTTCAACGCCGCCACCGCCGTGAAGGGCACCTGGGAAATGGGCCTGCTCTATCAGCAGGTCGAGAAGGACGCCTTGTTCGGCCAGTTGCTCGACTCCGACTTCGGCGACGGCAACACGGACACCAATGGCTTCGCGCTGCGCGGCGGCTACACCGTGGCCCGCAACTGGACGTTGAACGCAACGCTGTTCCTGAACGACCTGTCGAATGACGTTCCGCAGTCGGTGACGGTGTTCAACACCGCCACCCCGGCGCCGCTCGACACCCGGGTGATCTCGAACATTACTGACCGTGATTACAAGCGCTTACAGCTTGATTTGAACTTCAGGTTCTAA
- a CDS encoding PstS family phosphate ABC transporter substrate-binding protein: MLGLGTQAEAQSARDSINIVGSSTVYPFTTTVAEQFGRQGKFKTPKVESTGTGGGIKLFCNGVGPQYPDAVNASRRIRPAELQSCAQNGVKDVVEIKVGYDGIVLAQSKAGTSLNLTRKDVYLALAKTVPDPANPLSLVPNPYQTWKDVNKSLPAVKIEVLGPPPTSGTRDSFAELYMEAGCRNFAWLNDLRTQDEPSFKRKCDSIREDGAYIEAGENDNLIVQKLGANKDAVGVFGYSFLEENLDKLKGAVVDGVSPTYDTVSSGKYPASRPLFIYIKKQHVGVIPGIAEFIAEYTSEKALGDEGYLAEKGLIPPLKNEIGKIREDAKALKPLKL; the protein is encoded by the coding sequence ATCCTGGGCCTGGGCACACAAGCCGAAGCCCAGTCGGCGCGCGATTCCATCAACATCGTCGGCTCATCGACGGTTTATCCATTTACCACCACGGTCGCCGAACAGTTCGGGCGCCAGGGCAAGTTCAAGACGCCCAAGGTCGAGAGCACCGGCACCGGCGGCGGCATCAAGCTGTTCTGCAATGGCGTCGGCCCGCAGTATCCCGATGCCGTGAACGCCTCGCGCCGCATCCGTCCCGCCGAGCTGCAGAGCTGCGCGCAGAACGGCGTGAAGGACGTCGTCGAAATCAAGGTCGGCTACGACGGCATCGTGCTCGCGCAGAGCAAGGCCGGCACGTCGCTCAACCTGACGCGCAAGGATGTGTATCTGGCGCTCGCGAAGACCGTGCCGGATCCGGCCAACCCGCTGTCGCTGGTGCCGAATCCGTACCAGACGTGGAAGGACGTCAACAAGTCGTTGCCGGCCGTGAAGATCGAAGTGCTCGGCCCGCCGCCGACCTCCGGTACGCGCGATTCGTTCGCCGAGCTGTACATGGAAGCCGGCTGCCGCAACTTCGCCTGGCTCAACGACCTGCGCACGCAGGACGAGCCGAGCTTCAAGCGCAAGTGCGACAGCATCCGTGAAGACGGCGCATATATCGAGGCCGGTGAAAACGACAACCTGATCGTGCAGAAGTTAGGCGCGAACAAGGACGCTGTCGGTGTGTTCGGCTACAGCTTCCTCGAGGAAAACCTCGACAAGCTGAAAGGTGCCGTGGTCGATGGCGTTTCGCCCACCTACGACACGGTCTCCTCGGGCAAATACCCGGCCTCCCGTCCGCTGTTCATCTACATCAAGAAGCAGCACGTCGGCGTGATCCCGGGCATCGCGGAATTCATCGCCGAGTACACGAGTGAGAAGGCGTTGGGCGATGAAGGGTATCTCGCCGAGAAAGGCCTGATCCCGCCGCTCAAGAACGAGATCGGAAAAATTCGTGAAGACGCGAAGGCGTTGAAGCCCCTCAAGCTCTGA
- the dapE gene encoding succinyl-diaminopimelate desuccinylase, producing the protein MSATVDLTLDLLARSSVTPSDQGCQDVMTRRLASAGFEIENLRYGNVDNFWATRGKGSPVLCFAGHTDVVPTGPLEEWKSDPFKPAVRDGMLFGRGAADMKSALAAMVTATEDFVKAHPKHKGTIAYLITSDEEGPSVDGTKKVVETLRERGQKIDWCIVGEPSSEHQLGDTIKIGRRGSLSGRLTVHGVQGHIAYPQLAENPVHTFAPALAELTARTWDQGNEHFQPTSFQISNFNAGTGAPNVIPGELKARFNLRYSPVQTIDGLKTVVEDILKKHGVRFTLEWYISGEPFYTPPGALSAGVTRAIQAETGLSPKFSTGGGTSDGRFIAPLGAQVVELGVINATIHKVNESVNVADIDRLHRIYLNALKEMLA; encoded by the coding sequence ATGTCAGCCACCGTCGATCTCACGCTCGATCTGCTCGCGCGCAGCTCCGTAACCCCCTCCGACCAGGGATGCCAGGACGTGATGACCCGCCGCCTCGCCAGCGCCGGATTCGAGATCGAAAACCTGCGCTACGGCAACGTCGACAACTTCTGGGCGACGCGCGGCAAGGGTAGCCCCGTGTTGTGTTTCGCCGGTCACACCGATGTCGTGCCGACCGGGCCGCTCGAAGAGTGGAAAAGCGATCCTTTCAAGCCCGCGGTGCGCGACGGCATGCTGTTCGGGCGCGGCGCGGCCGACATGAAAAGCGCGCTCGCGGCGATGGTCACGGCCACCGAAGATTTCGTGAAGGCGCATCCGAAGCATAAGGGCACGATCGCCTACCTGATCACCAGCGACGAAGAAGGTCCCTCGGTCGACGGAACCAAGAAGGTGGTCGAAACGCTGCGTGAACGCGGCCAGAAGATCGATTGGTGCATCGTGGGTGAGCCATCGAGCGAACACCAGCTGGGCGACACCATCAAGATTGGCCGGCGTGGTTCGCTCTCGGGCCGCCTCACCGTACATGGTGTGCAAGGCCACATCGCCTATCCACAGCTCGCCGAGAACCCCGTTCACACCTTTGCGCCGGCGCTGGCCGAGCTCACGGCGCGCACCTGGGACCAGGGCAACGAACACTTCCAGCCCACCAGCTTCCAGATCTCGAATTTCAACGCCGGCACCGGCGCGCCGAACGTCATCCCGGGCGAGCTCAAGGCGCGCTTCAATCTGCGTTATTCACCGGTGCAGACCATCGATGGTCTCAAGACCGTCGTGGAAGACATACTCAAGAAACACGGCGTGCGCTTCACGCTCGAGTGGTACATCTCGGGCGAGCCGTTTTATACGCCGCCGGGCGCACTGTCGGCCGGCGTAACCCGCGCCATCCAGGCCGAGACCGGTCTGAGCCCGAAATTCTCGACCGGCGGTGGTACCTCCGACGGCCGCTTCATCGCGCCGCTTGGCGCGCAGGTGGTCGAGCTCGGCGTCATCAATGCGACGATCCACAAGGTCAACGAGAGCGTCAATGTGGCCGACATCGACCGCCTGCATCGCATCTATCTGAACGCATTGAAAGAAATGCTTGCCTGA
- a CDS encoding DUF47 domain-containing protein translates to MNFISRLMPREGRFFSLFDGHAKFIVEGAVALADVLRHYDDQADRATRIKQIEDAEHGADRITHETVQLLHTTFITPFDREEIHRLISRMDDVLDLIQDTAESLVLYDIQKVTPEATQLAELVLRCAERVQSAVGLMASMADAPAILKLCQEIDKLESEADKVMRGAISQLFRNETDVRQLIKLKAVYELLESATDKCQDVANVIESVVLENA, encoded by the coding sequence ATGAACTTCATCTCGCGTCTCATGCCTCGCGAGGGGCGTTTCTTCAGTCTGTTCGATGGCCATGCCAAGTTCATCGTGGAAGGCGCCGTGGCGCTCGCCGATGTGCTGCGGCACTACGATGACCAGGCCGACCGCGCCACGCGGATCAAGCAGATCGAAGACGCCGAACATGGCGCCGACCGCATCACGCACGAAACCGTGCAGCTGCTGCACACCACGTTCATCACGCCGTTCGACCGCGAAGAAATCCATCGCCTGATCTCGCGCATGGACGACGTGCTCGACCTCATCCAGGACACCGCCGAATCGCTGGTGTTGTACGACATCCAGAAAGTCACGCCCGAAGCCACGCAGCTGGCCGAACTGGTGTTGCGTTGCGCGGAACGCGTTCAGTCGGCGGTGGGGCTCATGGCTTCCATGGCGGACGCCCCCGCGATCCTCAAGCTCTGCCAGGAGATCGACAAGCTCGAGTCCGAGGCCGACAAGGTCATGCGCGGCGCCATCTCCCAGCTGTTTCGCAATGAGACCGACGTCCGCCAGCTCATCAAGCTCAAGGCGGTTTACGAACTGCTCGAATCGGCCACGGACAAGTGCCAGGACGTGGCCAACGTGATCGAAAGCGTCGTTCTCGAAAACGCCTGA
- a CDS encoding inorganic phosphate transporter — translation MDLSTVSLSLILLIALALAFDFMNGFHDAANSIATVVSTGVLKPWQAVLWAAFFNVIAVFFFHLGVAATVGKGIVDPAFVDNQLIFGALVGAIVWNFITWYYGIPSSSSHALIGGMIGAALAKAGTEPLLAYGIIKTASFIFISPMLGMIFGAGIMLLVSWLFFRQTPRRVDKWFRRLQLVSSAAYSMGHGANDAQKTMGIIWLLLIANGLTTKDHLPTWVVISCFFAIGVGTMFGGWRIVKTMGQRITKLKPVGGFAAECAGSIALFMATYFSIPVSTTHTITGAIIGVGTTRGTSAVRWGVAGNIVIAWIVTIPASAGIAAVAWWLGSLLF, via the coding sequence ATGGACCTGAGCACGGTTTCCCTCTCGCTGATCCTGCTGATTGCGCTGGCGTTGGCGTTCGACTTCATGAACGGCTTTCACGACGCGGCGAATTCCATCGCGACCGTCGTGTCCACCGGCGTGCTCAAGCCCTGGCAGGCGGTCCTCTGGGCCGCATTCTTCAATGTGATCGCCGTGTTTTTCTTTCACCTGGGCGTGGCCGCCACGGTCGGCAAGGGAATCGTCGACCCGGCTTTCGTCGACAACCAGCTGATTTTCGGCGCACTGGTCGGCGCAATCGTCTGGAATTTCATCACCTGGTACTACGGCATTCCATCCAGTTCCTCGCACGCGCTCATCGGCGGAATGATCGGCGCCGCGCTGGCCAAGGCCGGCACCGAGCCGCTGCTCGCCTACGGCATCATCAAGACCGCCTCCTTCATCTTCATTTCGCCGATGCTGGGCATGATCTTCGGCGCCGGCATCATGCTGCTGGTGTCGTGGCTGTTCTTCCGCCAGACGCCGCGGCGCGTGGACAAATGGTTCCGGCGTCTGCAGCTGGTCTCGTCGGCGGCCTACAGCATGGGTCACGGCGCCAACGACGCGCAGAAGACCATGGGAATCATCTGGCTGCTGCTCATCGCCAACGGGCTCACCACCAAGGACCACCTGCCGACCTGGGTGGTGATCAGCTGCTTCTTCGCCATCGGCGTGGGCACCATGTTCGGCGGCTGGCGCATCGTGAAAACCATGGGTCAACGCATCACGAAACTGAAACCGGTCGGCGGATTTGCCGCCGAATGCGCGGGCTCGATCGCGCTGTTCATGGCCACTTACTTCAGCATCCCCGTATCGACCACTCACACCATCACGGGCGCCATCATCGGCGTGGGCACGACCCGTGGCACATCCGCCGTGCGGTGGGGCGTGGCGGGCAACATCGTGATCGCCTGGATCGTGACGATTCCCGCTTCGGCCGGCATCGCGGCCGTGGCATGGTGGTTAGGCAGCTTGCTGTTCTGA
- a CDS encoding glutathione binding-like protein, with translation MADLSGFPITKKWPAQFPDRIQLYSLPTPNGVKASIMLEETSLPYEPHLVRFENNDQTSPEFLSLNPNNKIPALIDPNGPDGTPLPLFESGAILIYLAEKSGKFLPRDAAGRYQTIQWLMFQMGGIGPMFGQLGFFHKFAGKDYEDKRPRDRYAAESKRLLAVLNNHLANRAWMMGDTYTIADIAIFPWVNNLVGFYGAADIVGYADFPHVQRVVQAFVARPAVAAGLKIPKRD, from the coding sequence CCAGCTGTACTCGTTGCCGACTCCCAATGGTGTGAAGGCATCGATCATGCTGGAGGAGACCAGCCTGCCGTATGAGCCGCACCTGGTGCGTTTCGAAAACAACGACCAGACCTCGCCCGAGTTCCTGTCACTCAACCCGAACAACAAGATCCCGGCGTTGATCGACCCGAACGGGCCGGACGGGACTCCGCTGCCGTTGTTCGAATCCGGCGCAATCCTCATATATCTCGCCGAGAAATCCGGAAAATTCCTGCCGCGCGATGCCGCGGGGCGTTATCAAACCATTCAATGGCTGATGTTCCAGATGGGCGGCATCGGTCCGATGTTCGGCCAGCTGGGTTTCTTCCACAAATTCGCCGGCAAGGACTACGAAGACAAGCGGCCGCGCGATCGTTACGCCGCCGAGTCGAAGCGACTGCTCGCGGTGCTGAACAATCACCTCGCGAATCGCGCCTGGATGATGGGTGACACCTACACGATCGCGGACATCGCGATCTTTCCGTGGGTGAACAACCTCGTGGGGTTTTACGGCGCCGCCGACATCGTCGGCTACGCGGATTTCCCGCATGTGCAGCGCGTGGTGCAGGCCTTCGTGGCGCGGCCGGCGGTGGCGGCGGGGCTCAAGATCCCCAAGCGCGACTGA